A window of the Acipenser ruthenus chromosome 30, fAciRut3.2 maternal haplotype, whole genome shotgun sequence genome harbors these coding sequences:
- the LOC117435565 gene encoding interleukin-20-like: MKFSGSFLYLVALALLVHGVPAAMGRRLHFGKCVVSVQIHELREYFSEIRKTIVGEDGNSGVRLLKEHAMMNIKPLESCCFLRQLLRFYVESVFNRYTPKDSQIRRRTSSLANSFLSINRDLRQCHAHLHCQCDEETKKRIEAIQSTFEKLDVNAATVKAIGELDYLLDWIETHHHH, encoded by the exons ATGAAGTTTTCTGGCTCTTTCTTGTACCTGGTTGCCTTGGCACTGCTGGTGCATGGCGTGCCAGCTGCAATGGGACGGAGGCTGCATTTCGGGAAGTGTGTAGTCAGCGTCCAGATTCACGAGCTGAGGGAATATTTCAGTGAGATACgaaaaacaatt GTTGGTGAAGATGGGAACTCAGGTGTGCGACTGCTGAAGGAACATGCAATGATGAATATTAAG CCCTTGGAGAGTTGCTGCTTCCTTCGTCAACTCTTGCGGTTCTACGTGGAGAGTGTGTTCAACCGCTACACCCCCAAGGACTCTCAGATCAGGAGACGCACCAGCAGCCTAGCCAACTCATTCCTCAGCATCAATCGAGACCTACGCCAATGT CATGCACATCTGCACTGCCAATGTGACGAAGAAACCAAGAAGAGAATTGAAGCTATCCAGAGCACTTTTGAAAAG TTGGATGTCAATGCTGCCACTGTGAAGGCCATTGGTGAGCTGGATTATCTGTTGGACTGGATAGAAACACATCATCACCACTGA